In the Malassezia vespertilionis chromosome 1, complete sequence genome, one interval contains:
- a CDS encoding uncharacterized protein (EggNog:ENOG503P6Z4; COG:S), translated as MAMLAVFARSWARVAPHTHTVRNASNSAFRPVPKSLPNITTPKQFLEAISKQRRNLAENSACVAAVGENWEDMFRLTSEKLKGAGISPQDRKYLLWSLEKFRQQKRPCDFAYDVKKKKVVRGCGPRVQKGFRIRGVPRPGERRA; from the exons ATGGCCATGCTTGCCGTTTTTGCTCGGAGCTGGGCGCGTgtggcgccgcacacgcatactgtgcgcaatgcgtcGAACAGTGCATTTAGACCAGTTCCCAAGTCACTTC CCAATATCACCACGCCGAAACAATTCCTGGAAGCCATCTcgaagcagcgccgcaaccTCGCTGAAAACTCTGCGTGTGTAGCTGCGGTGGGTGAGAATTGGGAAGACATGTTCCGCCTCACGTCTGAAAAGTTAAAAGGCGCAGGCATTTCCCCACAAGACCGCAAATATTTGCTGTGGTCGCTTGAAAAATTCCGCCAGCAGAAGCGTCCGTGCGATTTTGCATACGATGTAAAGAAGAAAAAGGTCGTACGTGGGTGCGGCCCGCGCGTCCAAAAAGGGTTCCGTATCCGTGGA